A single genomic interval of Ramlibacter pinisoli harbors:
- a CDS encoding LysE family translocator: protein MTSSTYLIYLAAVALLVVTPGPTLLMCVSNALHHGPARALASAAGALAASLGIMALSAAGLGALLAASEAAFTVLKVAGACYLVWLGIRTFRGTGALAEAAPAPAGRSLFVQGLLVGASNPKALLFFSAFFPQFIDPAAPVPPQFALLAGTFVATDFLMLVAAAFGVGRIAGWLRQARVVRWIDRVCGGLFALLGTALLFTRRGT, encoded by the coding sequence ATGACTTCCTCGACCTACCTGATCTACCTCGCCGCGGTGGCGCTGCTGGTCGTCACGCCCGGCCCCACGCTGCTGATGTGCGTCAGCAACGCCCTCCACCACGGGCCGGCGCGCGCGCTGGCCTCGGCGGCCGGTGCGCTCGCGGCCAGCCTGGGCATCATGGCCCTGTCGGCCGCGGGCCTGGGCGCACTGCTGGCCGCGTCCGAGGCGGCCTTCACCGTGCTCAAGGTGGCCGGCGCCTGCTACCTGGTGTGGCTGGGCATCCGCACCTTCCGCGGCACCGGCGCGCTGGCCGAAGCCGCGCCCGCGCCGGCCGGCCGCTCGCTGTTCGTGCAGGGCCTGCTGGTGGGTGCGAGCAACCCCAAGGCGCTGCTGTTCTTCTCGGCCTTCTTCCCGCAGTTCATCGACCCGGCCGCGCCGGTGCCGCCGCAGTTCGCGCTGCTGGCCGGCACCTTCGTTGCCACCGACTTCCTGATGCTGGTGGCCGCGGCCTTCGGGGTCGGCCGCATCGCCGGCTGGCTGCGGCAGGCGCGCGTGGTGCGCTGGATCGACCGCGTCTGTGGCGGCCTGTTCGCGCTCCTGGGCACCGCCCTGCTCTTCACCCGCCGCGGCACCTGA
- a CDS encoding branched-chain amino acid ABC transporter permease has translation MDFANFLIQLLNSVQYGLLLFMLAAGLTLIFGIMGVVNLAHGSFYMLGAYLAWSLSARLGSLTLALLAGAVIAVAFGLLLEHLLFRHFYQRDHLDQVLLTFGLIYVFEELRSILWGDDVHGVDIPQALAASLPLTDNLSYPVYRLVMSGVCVALALGLYLLISKTRLGMKIRAGAFNHAMAEALGINIKRIHAVVFALGVALAAIAGMIAAPVSSVYPNMGSQVLIMCFVVVVIGGIGSVRGALIAALLVGTVDTFGKVLLPQVAGMLVYMLMAVVLLWKPEGLFKQ, from the coding sequence ATGGACTTCGCCAACTTCCTCATCCAGCTGCTCAACAGCGTGCAGTACGGGCTGCTGCTGTTCATGCTGGCCGCCGGCCTCACGCTGATCTTCGGGATCATGGGCGTGGTCAACCTGGCGCACGGCAGCTTCTACATGCTGGGCGCCTACCTCGCCTGGTCGCTCTCCGCGCGCCTGGGCAGCCTCACGCTGGCGCTGCTGGCCGGCGCCGTGATCGCGGTGGCGTTCGGCCTGCTGCTGGAGCACCTGCTGTTCCGCCACTTCTACCAGCGCGACCACCTCGACCAGGTCCTGCTCACGTTCGGCCTGATCTACGTCTTCGAGGAACTGCGCTCCATCCTGTGGGGGGACGACGTGCACGGCGTCGACATCCCGCAGGCGCTGGCCGCCTCGCTCCCGCTCACCGACAACCTGTCGTACCCGGTCTACCGGCTGGTCATGTCGGGCGTGTGCGTCGCGCTGGCGCTGGGGCTGTACCTGCTCATCTCGAAGACGCGGCTGGGCATGAAGATCCGCGCCGGCGCCTTCAACCACGCCATGGCCGAGGCCCTGGGCATCAACATCAAGCGCATCCACGCGGTGGTGTTCGCGCTCGGCGTGGCGCTGGCGGCCATCGCCGGCATGATCGCCGCGCCGGTCTCCAGCGTGTACCCGAACATGGGCTCGCAGGTGCTGATCATGTGCTTCGTGGTGGTGGTCATCGGCGGCATCGGCTCGGTGCGCGGCGCCCTCATCGCCGCCCTGCTGGTGGGCACCGTCGACACCTTCGGCAAGGTGCTGCTGCCGCAGGTGGCCGGCATGCTGGTCTACATGCTGATGGCGGTGGTGCTGCTGTGGAAGCCAGAAGGACTGTTCAAGCAATGA